One Oryza glaberrima chromosome 11, OglaRS2, whole genome shotgun sequence genomic region harbors:
- the LOC127754665 gene encoding uncharacterized protein LOC127754665 isoform X1: MPSVCILVLPLNTNLVMFSPIVDVIPFSIKELRARLSDIFLNLSLKAIDISGVSMVVIDGLKCFMDLNLPLQTTFLAEVPLAKSLTGVLKICGQICHCFKYFACKKLYSMHPMLSDEEVTVTRCRLLKSPTSMIVIQQILDSPLHHSSFSSEAKKDNDPNKKLKIPSYLHEASMHKLVVYYDHL, translated from the exons ATGCCATCAGTTTGCATCCTGGTGCTTCCATTGAACACCAACTTAGTTATGTTTTCGCCAATTGTGGATGTAATTCCATTTTCAAT TAAAGAGTTGCGAGCCAGACTTTCTGATATCTTCTTGAACTTGTCTTTAAAAGCTATCGACATATCGGGCGTTTCGATGGTG GTCATTGATGGACTGAAATGTTTCATGGACCTTAATCTTCCATTACAGACGACATTCTTAGCGGAGGTTCCTCTTGCCAAATCCTTGACTGGGGTTCTCAAAATCTGTGGTCAG ATTTGTCACTGCT TTAAGTACTTTGCCTGTAAGAAGTTATACTCAATGCATCCAATGTTGTCAGACGAAGAAGTTACAGTAACAAGGTGCAGACTGCTAAAGTCACCGACTTCTATGATTGTGATACAGCAAATCCTGGACAGCCCTTTGCACCATTCCTCTTTTTCAAGCGAAGCAAAAAAAG ACAATgatccaaacaaaaaattaaaaattcctTCTTATCTTCATGAAGCTTCCATGCACAAGCTTGTTGTGTATTACGATCACCTCTGA
- the LOC127754665 gene encoding uncharacterized protein LOC127754665 isoform X3, which yields MPSVCILVLPLNTNLVMFSPIVDVIPFSIKELRARLSDIFLNLSLKAIDISGVSMVVIDGLKCFMDLNLPLQTTFLAEVPLAKSLTGVLKICGQICHCFKYFACKKLYSMHPMLSDEEVTVTRCRLLKSPTSMIVIQQILDSPLHHSSFSSEAKKDNDPSKDIPSHLHLRRRINMDT from the exons ATGCCATCAGTTTGCATCCTGGTGCTTCCATTGAACACCAACTTAGTTATGTTTTCGCCAATTGTGGATGTAATTCCATTTTCAAT TAAAGAGTTGCGAGCCAGACTTTCTGATATCTTCTTGAACTTGTCTTTAAAAGCTATCGACATATCGGGCGTTTCGATGGTG GTCATTGATGGACTGAAATGTTTCATGGACCTTAATCTTCCATTACAGACGACATTCTTAGCGGAGGTTCCTCTTGCCAAATCCTTGACTGGGGTTCTCAAAATCTGTGGTCAG ATTTGTCACTGCT TTAAGTACTTTGCCTGTAAGAAGTTATACTCAATGCATCCAATGTTGTCAGACGAAGAAGTTACAGTAACAAGGTGCAGACTGCTAAAGTCACCGACTTCTATGATTGTGATACAGCAAATCCTGGACAGCCCTTTGCACCATTCCTCTTTTTCAAGCGAAGCAAAAAAAG ACAATGATCCAAGCAAAGATATTCCTTCTCATCTCCATCTTCGGAGACGAATAAACATGGACACTTGA
- the LOC127754665 gene encoding uncharacterized protein LOC127754665 isoform X2 — MPSVCILVLPLNTNLVMFSPIVDVIPFSIKELRARLSDIFLNLSLKAIDISGVSMVVIDGLKCFMDLNLPLQTTFLAEVPLAKSLTGVLKICGQICHCFKYFACKKLYSMHPMLSDEEVTVTRCRLLKSPTSMIVIQQILDSPLHHSSFSSEAKKDSCAAELMAIRKKSFSASASFFKCSS; from the exons ATGCCATCAGTTTGCATCCTGGTGCTTCCATTGAACACCAACTTAGTTATGTTTTCGCCAATTGTGGATGTAATTCCATTTTCAAT TAAAGAGTTGCGAGCCAGACTTTCTGATATCTTCTTGAACTTGTCTTTAAAAGCTATCGACATATCGGGCGTTTCGATGGTG GTCATTGATGGACTGAAATGTTTCATGGACCTTAATCTTCCATTACAGACGACATTCTTAGCGGAGGTTCCTCTTGCCAAATCCTTGACTGGGGTTCTCAAAATCTGTGGTCAG ATTTGTCACTGCT TTAAGTACTTTGCCTGTAAGAAGTTATACTCAATGCATCCAATGTTGTCAGACGAAGAAGTTACAGTAACAAGGTGCAGACTGCTAAAGTCACCGACTTCTATGATTGTGATACAGCAAATCCTGGACAGCCCTTTGCACCATTCCTCTTTTTCAAGCGAAGCAAAAAAAG ATTCTTGTGCTGCTGAGCTGATGGCAATAAGAAAGAAAAGCTTCTCTGCTTCAGCATCTTTCTTCAAGTGTTCGTCCTAG
- the LOC127754667 gene encoding phytosulfokines 2: protein MSTTRGVSSSSAAAALALLLLFALCFFSFHSAAAARAVPRDEHQENGGVKAVAAVAADQLVLQLEGDTGNGDEVSELMGAAEEEAAACEEGKNNDECVQRRLLSDAHLDYIYTQHKNKP, encoded by the exons ATGAGCACTACTCGCGGCGTCTCCtcctcttctgctgctgctgctcttgcgCTGCTTCTCCTCTTCGCCCTctgcttcttctccttccaCTCCGCCGCAGCTGCTCGCGCCGTTCCTCGTGATGAACACCAAG AGAATGGCGGTGTCAAGGCAGTAGCAGCAGTTGCAGCTGATCAGCTTGTGCTCCAGCTGGAAGGTGACACCGGCAATGGCGACGAGGTCTCCGAG TTGATGGGAGCAGCTGAGGAGGAAGCAGCAGCATGCGAGGAGGGGAAGAACAACGACGAGTGCGTGCAGAGGAGGCTGCTCAGCGACGCCCACCTCGACTACATCTACACGCAGCACAAGAACAAgccttga